A genomic window from Oculatellaceae cyanobacterium includes:
- the moeB gene encoding molybdopterin-synthase adenylyltransferase MoeB: MLNPNLDEIQLTKEEYERYSRHLILPEVGLEGQKRLKAASVLCIGTGGLGAPLLLYLAAAGIGRIGIVDFDVVDTSNLQRQVIHGTSWVGKPKIESAKNRILEINPHCQVDLYETRLTSENALDIIKPYDIVVDGTDNFPTRYLVNDACVLLDKPNVYGSIFRFEGQATVFNYEGGPNYRDLYPEPPPPGMVPSCAEGGVLGILPGMIGVIQATETVKIILGQGTTLSGRLLLYNALEMKFRELKLRPNPERPVIDKLIDYEHFCGIPQAKAEEAKQQLEISEMTVQELKQLLDSGADDFVLLDVRNPNEYEIAKIPGAVLVPLPDIESGKGVEKVKELLNGHRLIAHCKMGGRSAKALGILKSAGIEGTNVKGGITAWSREVDSSVLEY; encoded by the coding sequence ATGCTGAATCCAAACCTGGATGAAATCCAGTTAACTAAAGAAGAATACGAACGATATTCACGACACCTAATCTTGCCCGAAGTTGGACTAGAAGGGCAAAAACGCCTCAAAGCTGCCAGTGTGTTGTGTATTGGTACAGGTGGACTAGGTGCGCCGCTACTGCTGTATCTAGCTGCGGCTGGTATTGGACGTATCGGTATTGTTGATTTTGATGTTGTAGATACTTCCAACCTGCAACGCCAAGTTATTCACGGTACATCTTGGGTAGGTAAACCCAAAATAGAGTCTGCCAAAAACCGGATTTTGGAAATCAACCCTCACTGTCAGGTTGACCTTTACGAAACCCGCTTAACTTCTGAAAATGCCCTGGACATCATTAAACCTTATGACATCGTAGTGGATGGTACAGATAACTTCCCCACCCGCTACTTAGTTAATGATGCTTGCGTGTTGCTAGATAAACCTAACGTCTACGGTTCTATCTTCCGGTTTGAAGGTCAAGCAACCGTCTTTAATTACGAAGGTGGCCCCAACTACCGTGACCTTTATCCCGAACCACCACCACCAGGAATGGTTCCTTCCTGCGCTGAAGGTGGCGTTTTAGGAATTCTACCTGGAATGATTGGCGTTATCCAAGCAACGGAAACCGTCAAAATTATTTTGGGTCAAGGTACAACTTTAAGTGGGCGCTTGCTGTTGTACAACGCCTTAGAAATGAAGTTTAGGGAGTTAAAGCTGCGTCCTAATCCAGAAAGACCCGTAATTGACAAATTAATTGATTACGAACATTTCTGCGGTATTCCCCAAGCAAAAGCAGAGGAGGCGAAACAGCAATTGGAAATTTCTGAAATGACTGTTCAGGAACTTAAGCAGTTACTCGATAGTGGTGCGGATGATTTTGTTTTGCTGGATGTCCGTAACCCGAATGAGTATGAAATTGCCAAAATTCCTGGTGCTGTTTTAGTACCATTACCAGATATTGAAAGCGGCAAAGGTGTTGAAAAAGTTAAAGAATTACTCAACGGTCATCGCTTAATTGCTCATTGCAAAATGGGTGGTAGGTCTGCAAAAGCGTTGGGCATTCTAAAATCAGCAGGTATTGAAGGTACGAATGTCAAAGGTGGTATAACGGCTTGGAGTCGTGAAGTTGATTCTTCCGTGCTTGAGTACTAA
- a CDS encoding M67 family metallopeptidase encodes MAIQLLPEHLQSITTHAESTYPEECCGIMLGKINDTGKTVVEVWQTENAWSAETTNDYADAEVVMSKRRRFAITPLDMLKAQKAARESQLNIVGFFHSHPDYPAIPSECDRACAWQEYSYIIVSVEQGKAGDIRSWCLDDTHQFQSEEIITFH; translated from the coding sequence GTGGCGATCCAACTTCTTCCAGAACATCTCCAAAGTATTACTACTCATGCAGAAAGCACTTATCCAGAAGAGTGTTGCGGCATTATGTTAGGAAAAATCAATGATACTGGTAAAACAGTAGTAGAAGTTTGGCAGACGGAGAATGCTTGGAGTGCAGAAACCACAAATGATTATGCAGATGCGGAAGTGGTAATGAGTAAAAGGCGGCGATTTGCGATCACACCCTTAGATATGCTAAAAGCACAAAAAGCAGCACGGGAATCTCAGCTTAATATTGTTGGCTTTTTCCATTCTCACCCCGATTATCCGGCAATTCCTTCGGAATGCGATCGCGCTTGTGCTTGGCAAGAATACTCTTATATCATCGTTTCCGTAGAACAAGGCAAAGCTGGTGATATCCGCAGTTGGTGTCTAGATGACACGCATCAATTTCAATCAGAAGAAATTATTACATTTCATTAA
- a CDS encoding ferredoxin family protein: MPHTIVTDICEGVADCVDACPVACIHDGPSKNAKGTDWYWIDFTTCIDCGICLQVCPVEGAIVPEERPDLQKTPQ, encoded by the coding sequence GTGCCGCATACAATTGTCACTGATATATGTGAAGGCGTTGCTGATTGTGTCGATGCCTGTCCTGTCGCCTGTATTCACGATGGCCCTAGTAAAAATGCTAAGGGTACTGACTGGTATTGGATTGACTTTACTACTTGTATTGACTGTGGTATATGTTTGCAAGTTTGTCCGGTAGAAGGGGCAATTGTCCCAGAAGAACGTCCAGACTTACAAAAAACGCCTCAGTAG
- a CDS encoding ABC transporter ATP-binding protein translates to MNNSAPILEVEDVWAGYIKDLDILQGINFKIYPGELVAVIGPNGAGKSTLAKAIFGLLTPHQGKINFKGKIISGLKSNQIVQLGMCYVPQISNVFPSLSVEENLEMGAFIRKDALQPLKKKIFDAFPVLAKRRSQRAGTLSGGERQMLAMGKALMLEPSLLLLDEPSAALSPLLVNNVFEQIKHINQGGTAIVLVEQNARKALAMAHRGYVLDTGRDRFTGAGSELLNDPKVAQLYLGAGKHH, encoded by the coding sequence ATGAATAATTCTGCTCCTATATTAGAAGTTGAAGATGTCTGGGCTGGATATATTAAAGATTTAGATATTCTGCAAGGGATAAATTTTAAAATATATCCAGGTGAACTGGTTGCTGTGATTGGGCCTAATGGTGCAGGTAAATCCACTCTGGCAAAGGCGATATTTGGGTTGTTAACTCCGCATCAAGGCAAAATTAATTTTAAAGGCAAAATTATTTCTGGCTTAAAGTCAAATCAAATTGTTCAACTTGGAATGTGCTATGTACCTCAAATTTCTAATGTCTTCCCTTCTTTAAGTGTGGAAGAAAATTTAGAAATGGGCGCTTTTATCCGTAAAGATGCTTTGCAACCACTGAAAAAAAAGATTTTTGATGCTTTTCCAGTTTTAGCTAAACGACGATCGCAACGTGCTGGTACACTTTCTGGTGGTGAACGCCAAATGTTAGCAATGGGAAAAGCTTTAATGCTGGAACCAAGCTTGTTACTATTGGATGAACCTTCTGCCGCTTTGTCTCCTTTATTAGTAAATAATGTGTTTGAGCAGATTAAACACATTAATCAAGGGGGAACTGCCATTGTCTTGGTAGAACAAAATGCGCGTAAGGCTTTAGCAATGGCGCATCGGGGTTATGTATTGGATACTGGGCGTGATCGCTTTACAGGCGCTGGCTCAGAATTGTTAAATGATCCCAAGGTAGCACAATTGTATTTGGGAGCAGGTAAGCATCACTAA